The Qipengyuania aurantiaca genome contains the following window.
AGCGCCTTCACTCAGGAAAACCTCGTTGCCATGGAGATCGGCGAGACGCAGCGCATCCACGATTTCGAGGTCACGCTGGAGGATGTGCGCGAGGCACCGGGACCCAATTACGCTGCGCTTGAAGCGGTAGCGATCGTGCGCCGCGAGGGCGAAGAGCCGCTCCGCATGGTCCCGCAGCTGCACCAGTTCTCCGACCCGGTGATGCAGACCAACCAGGCCGCTATCGAAACCTATTGGAATGGCCAGCTCTATATCGTGCTGGGCGATCGCTCGATCGGCAACCGCTTCCTGATGCGACTGTGGTGGAAACCCTTCGTCACCTTTATCTGGCTGGGCGGGATCATGATCGCGCTGGGGGGCTTGCTCTCTCTTGTCGGGCGCGTGCGGCGCGACATCGTGAGCCGTAAACCGGCGGCTCCGGAATTGAAGGGAGCGCCGGCATGATGCGCAAACCGCTCCTCTGGTTGCCCATGGTGCTCGGCCTCGGGCTGTTCGTGCTGTTCTACCTCGGGCTCGAAAATCCCGGCCAGCGGATCATCAATTCCAACGTCATCGGCCGGGAACTGCCCGAATTCAGCACGCAGGTCGCCGTGGAAGGCGTGGAGCCTGTCAGCAGCGAGAACCTGCGCGACGGCAAACCGCGGCTGGTCAATGTCTTCGCCAGCTGGTGCGCGCCCTGCATCCAGGAAATCCCGGTGCTGCTGCGGCTGCGCGCGCAGGGGATCGAGATCGACGGCATCGCGGTGCACGATCGGCCCGCCGACATTTCGCGCTTCCTCGCGGAGAACGGCAATCCCTACCGCCGGATCGGGCTCGACAACGAAGGCCGCAGCCAGCTGGAGATCGGCTCGTCGGGCGTGCCGGAAACCTTCGTGATCGATCGCGAGGGGCGGATCGTCTACCAGCACATCGGTATCGTGACCGAGCAGGACATTCCCGACATTCTCGCCCGGCTCGGGGAGACGGGATGATGCGGCAGGTGCTCCTTTCGATCTTTCTCCTGACAGCAGCCCCGCTGGCGGCGCAGGACTATGCGCATGAGGCTCTAGCCGATCCCGCACAGGAAGCCGCCGCGATCGAGCTGATGGACTCGCTGCGCTGCGTGGTGTGCCAGGGGCAGCCGATCTCGGGGAGCAACGCCGACATCGCCGGCGATATGCGCCGCATCGTGCGCGAGCGGATCGCGGCGGGAGAAAGCCCAGAGCAAGTGCGCGAGTGGCTGATCACCCGCTATGGCGATTTCGTGAGCTTCAAACCGGTGGTGAAACCGGCAACCTGGGGGCTGTGGCTGGTTCCGCTGGCGGCGCTGCTGCTCGGCCTTGTGCTGGTCTCGCGCCGCGTCCGGTTGAGGAGGAACTGATGGGCTGGCTCATTACCCTCGCGCTGACCGCGCTTTCCTTCGGCTTCCTCTATTTTAGCAAGCAATGCTCGCGCCAGGCGCTGGAAATTTGCGCCGCGGCCCTGCTGATCGGGATCGCGGGGTACGCCTGGCAGGGATCGCCCGACATGGAAGGCAATCCGGTGAGCCGCGCCACTCCGCGCTGACTAGCCCCGAGCCACGGTGTCGAGCGGTTCACCGGTGACCGGATAGCCGAGGTCTTCGCCGATCTCGAGCCAGCTCTTGCCTTCGCGCTCCCCCATGAACGGCGTGATGGTGCGCACGGGGATGCGGTCGGCCTGTTCCTTGGCCGCGGCGTAATCCTCGAACAGGGCGAGGCGTTCGAGGTTGCGGCGGGTGGGGAAGATGATCTTGATCTCACCGCGCGCCGCCGCGTCGAGCGCGCCTTGCGCGGTGGTCCAGAAGAGATGCGTGTTTTCCGACAGATCGGCCTCGATCTCCACCGCGCCGGTGCCGAGATCGGCGATGTAGAAGCGGGTGTCGTAGACCCGCGAGAGCTTTTCGTTCTTGGGAAACCAGCGCGCGAAGGGCGTAAGCTGGGCAAGGTCCAGCTCCCAGCCGAAATGGTCGAGCACGCTTTCCAGATCGCCCGTCTGCATGAGATAGCGCCGCGCGGCGCGCGCCTTGTCGGCGTCGATATCGCCCGCAAGACCGATGGCGAGGCCGGTTTCCTCCAGCGTCTCGCGCACGACGGCGATCTGGTGCGCGGCTTCGTCCGGATCGAGCGGGCCGCCCATCATCGCGCCGAGATCGAAGTCGGCCGGATCGACGCGGCCACCGGGGAAAACCGCCATGCCGCCTGCAAACACCATCTCGCGGCTGCGGATGGTCATCAGGATTTCGGGCGGTCCGCCGTCCTTGGCATTGCGGAAAATAACTACGGTTGCTGCGGGGATTCCATCGGGCGGGCTATCATGGTTCGCGCTCATGGCCGCCTGTGTGCCGCCAAGCGGCGCGCTTGCCAAGCTGTGAAAGTTAACGCGGGGGAGTCGGGAAATTTTACACACGGGCCGCCGCGCAAACCGGTGTTAACCACTGCCTTGCGCGAGTTTGCGATGCTTTTCGAGTTTGGCACGGGCCATGCATAGTATCCCGTGTCCCAAAAGTCTTCGAGAGGCGGACCGTCCCGGTCTCCTAGGTCCGCCTCCCCGATACAAAGAAACCCGCCCGGTCGTCCCACCGGGCGGGTTTTTGGTTTTGTGTTGGCCTCAGGCGCCGGCGGCTGCGTCCGCAGCCTTGGCTATCCTCGCTCATGCGACCTAAAGGTCGGGTGGCCATAGGCCAGCTGCGCTTCCGCTGCGGGCGGCCGGTCGGCCTTGCACTCGCCTGCGGCTCGCGTTGGGGCGCTATTTCTTAGGGTCGAACTTGGTCACGGCAGTCAAAGGGCGACCGCCCGCCCGCAGCGGGTGCAGCTTGCTGCACGTCTAGCGAGGACGCTCGCACGCAGGTGCGAGCGAAAAACTAGGACGCCTTGGCCACCTTCTTCTCGTCCATGAGCGTCTGCAACTCTCCCGCCTCGAACATTTCCATCATGATGTCGCTGCCGCCGAGGAATTCGCCTTTTACGTAAAGCTGGGGGATGGTCGGCCAGTCGGAGTAGGCTTTGATGCCCTGGCGGATTTCCATGTCCTGCAGCACGTCGACGCTGTCATAGGCGACACCGCAATGGTCGAGGATGGCCACCGCGCGGCTGGAAAAGCCGCACTGCGGGAAGAGCGGCGTGCCCTTCATGAAGAGGACGACGTCGTTTGCCTTGACGATGTCGGAGATGCGCGAATTTACGTCGGACATGATTGCCCTGCCTTTGAATTGCTAAATCTGGTGAGAGATCAGTTGGGGGCTTGGGTGGTCAGTTGCAAGGCGTGGAGCTCGCCGCCCATACGCTCACCCAGCGCCTCGTAGACCAGTTTGTGCTGGGCGACGCGGGTCTTGCCGGCGAATTGCGGCGCGGTGACCTTGGCCGCCCAGTGATCGTTGTCGCCCGCAAGATCGCGCATCTCGACGACCGCGCCCGGAAGCGCGGCCTCAATCAGCGCGACGATGTCTTCGGCTGGCATCGGCATGGGATCAGTTCTCGTCGCTCATGTACTGGCGGCGCGCCTCGATCTGGCATTCGTCGAGCTTGGCGCGGATGTCGGCCTCGCTGACGTCGCACTCGGAAGCGGTCAGGTCGCCGAGGAGCTTGCGAATGACGTCCTCATCGCCCGCTTCCTCGAAATCGGCCTGCACGACCGCCTTCTTGTAGGCGTCGGTTTCTTCCTCGGTCAGGCCCATCAGGCCCGCGGCCCATTCGCCCAGCAGGCGGTTGCGGCGCGCGGCGATCTTGAATTCGGTTTCCTGATCGAAAGCGTATTTGGTTTCTTCGCCGCGTTCGCGATCCTTGAAGTCGGTCATGTCTATCCCCTTGGAAGCTGTTTCCTCTCGAATAGGGACGCCCAAGGGGCGCGGCAAGGGCGCAGGCGCGGTTTAATCCATCGTCACCACGAGCTTGCCGATCGCGCCGCGGTTTTCGAGCTTCGCGATGGCTTCGTGCGCGCGCTCGATGGGATAGGTTTCGGAGACCAGCGGATTGATCTTGCCCGCCTTCCACAGGTCGAACAGCTCGGCGATATTGGCGTTGTTCTTTTCCGGCTCGCGCGCGGTGAAAGCGCCCCAGAACGCGCCGCGAATATCGCAGCTTTTCAGGAGGGTCAGGTTGAGCGGCATCTTGGCGATCCCGGCGGGGAAACCGATTACGAGGAAGCGACCCTCCCACGCGATCGAGCGCAGCGCGGGTTCGGAATAGTCGCCGCCCACGATGTCGTAGACGATGTCGGCACCGTTCGGTCCGACGGCATCCTTGAAAGCCTGCGCCAGTGCTTTGGACTGGTCCTTGTCGAAGGGCGCGCGGGGGTAGATCACCACCTCGTCCGCACCGGCCTGCTTCGCGACCTCGCCCTTTTCTTCGGTGGAGACGGCTGCCACCACGCGGCAGCCATAGGCCTTGGCGAGTTCGACCGCCGAGAGGCCCACACCGCCCGCCGCACCGAGCACGAGGACGGTTTCGCCCTCCTTGATGTCGCCGCGATCCTTGAGGCCGTGAATGGTCGTGCCATAGGTCATCAGCAGCGCGGAGGCCTGCACCAGGTCGATGCCTTCGGGCACCTTGAACAGGCGCGCCGCGGCCACTGCGACCTTCTCCTGCAGGCCGCCATTGCCGACGCCGCAGATCACCCGGTCGCCGACGGCAAAACCTTCCACGCCTTCGCCCAGCGCCTCGATAGTGCCGGAAATTTCGCCACCCGGTGCGAAGGGGCGGGGCGGCTTGAACTGGTACATGTCACGGATGATCAGCGTGTCGGGAAAGTTGATGGCGCAGGCCGCGACATCGATCAGCACCTCGCCCTTGCCGGGGGTGGGCGCCTCGATATCCTCGACGACGAGGGTTTCGGGGCCGCCGGTCTCTTTCGACAGGACTGCTTTCATGCGTGCTCTCTCCGTGTTCGTGTCGGCGCGTCCAGCCAGGGAAGGCTGTCGGCGCGCTTTTTCTCATGCGTTTCGATTGCCGCGTCGCGCTCCAGTGTCAGGCCGATCTCGTCGAGGCCATTCAGGAGGCAATGCTTGCGAAAAGGATCGACTTCGAAGGCGAAGCGATCCTGGAAGGGGGTGGTGACGACCTGGTTTTCGAGGTCGATGGTGATGGGGTGGTCTTTCGCGACTTCGAGCAGCCGGTCGACCTGCTCCTGCGGCAGTTCGACCGCAAGGATGCCGTTCTTGAAGGCGTTGCCCGAGAAGATGTCCGAAAAGCTCGGCGCGATTACGGCGGTTAGCCCCATGTCGAGCATCGCCCAAGCGGCGTGCTCACGGCTGGAGCCGCAGCCGAAATTGTCGCCCGCGATCAGGATCGGCGCGCCGGCGAAATCCTCCACATCGAAGGGATTGCCGGGGGCCGCGCGTATCGTCTCGAACGCGCCCTTGCCGAGCCCCTCGCGGCTGACCGTCTTCAGCCAGTGCGCGGGGATGATGACATCGGTGTCGACATTCTTGAGGCCCAGCGGGATGGCGCGGCCCGAAATGGTCGACACCTGTTTCATCAATCGGTCTCCGGTTTCTCGCCCGACGGGATCGGCCCGGGCTGGGCGGGTTTGATCTTCTTGTCACGGCGCTTGTTCGCATAGAGAAGCGCGGCGGCGATGGCGGCGGAACCGATCGCACCTGCGATGGCGGCCTTGCCCTTGGGGAGTTTTGTCATGACCCCCTCATGGTGTTTGCGCGAGGCGAGGGCAAGGGGTCACACGTCCAACAGCTTGCGCACATCGGTCAGCCGTCCGGTCACGGCGGCGGCGGCCGCCATGGCGGGGCTGACAAGGTGCGTGCGGGAGCCCGGACCCTGCCGGCCGACGAAATTGCGGTTGGAGGTCGAGGCGCAGCGTTCGCCCGGCGGGACCTTGTCGGGGTTCATCGCGAGGCAGGCCGAACAACCCGGCTCGCGCCATTCGAAACCGGCGTCTGTAAAGATGCGGTCGAGCCCCTCTTCCTCGGCCTGCCGCTTGACGAGGCCCGAGCCCGGCACGGCGATGGCCCAGCGCACATTGGGTGCCTTTGTGCGCCCCTTGAGTATCGCCGCAGCCGCGCGAAGATCCTCGATCCGGCTGTTGGTGCACGAGCCGATGAAGATGTTCTCGATCTCGACTTTTTCGAGCGGTGTTCCGGGAGCGAGACCCATGTAGTCGAGGCTCTTGCGCGCCGCTTCCTGCTTGGACGGGTCGGTAAAGCTTTCGGGCGAAGGTACCTCGCCGCCAATGGGCATGACGTCCTCGGGACTGGTGCCCCAGCTGACCGTCGGCTCCACATCCGCCGCATCGATCACGACGGACTTGTCGAAGGTGGCTCCTTCATCGGTGGCGAGCGAGCGCCACCAGTCGACCGCCTTGTCCCATGCCTCGCCTTTCGGGGTGTAGGGGCGGCCTTCGAGATAATCGTATACCGTCTGGTCGGGCGCGATCAGCCCGGCGCGCGCACCGCCCTCGATGCTCATGTTGCAAACAGTCAGGCGGCCTTCGACGCTCATGCGCTCGAACACCGGCCCACGATATTCGATCACGTGACCCGTGCCGCCGGCCGTGCCGATCACGCCGATGATATGGAGGATCAGATCCTTTGGCGTCACGCCGGGGCCAAGCTCGCCTTCGACCCGTACTTCCATGGTCTTGCTCGGTCGCAACAGCAGCGTCTGCGTGGCGAGCACGTGCTCGACCTCGCTGGTGCCGATCCCGAAGGCGAGCGCACCGATACCGCCATGCGCAGCGGTGTGGCTGTCGCCGCAGACGATGGTCGTGCCGGGAAGCGAGAAGCCCTGTTCGGGGCCGACGACATGGACGATCCCCTGCTCGGGCGCGACGGCGTCGATATAGTCGATGCCGAAAGAAGGCGCGTTGGCCTCGAGCGCGGCGAGCTGCGCAGCGCTCTGCGCGTCGGCGATCGGCAGGCGGGAGCCGTCGGGCGCGAGGCGCGCGGTGGTGGGCAAATTGTGATCGGGAACCGCGAGGGTCAGGTCGGGACGGCGGACCTCTCGCCCGGAAAGCCGCAGCGCCTCGAAGGCCTGCGGGCTTGTAACCTCATGGACAAGGTGCCGGTCGATATAGATCAGGCAGGTGCCATCGTCCTGCCGCTCCACGACATGGGCGTCCCAGATTTTCTCGTACAGTGTGCGCGGTTTGCTCGCCATGACCGGCCTTGTGCTCCCGGATCGGGACGGGCGCAAAAAGGCAAATCCAGAGTCTTCCAAACTTCATCTTTCTGTGCTTTACTTACACTCATGTCAGCAAAGCCATTCTCCTTTCCGATCAAGGTCCTGCCCGCCGATATCGATTTCATGGGGCACGTGAACAACGCGCGCTACCTGAACTGGGTGCAGGATACGGTGCTGGCGCATTGGCAGAAACTCGCGCCTGCCGAGGAAGTGGCGAGCAAGGCGTGGGTCGCGCTGAAGCACGAGATCACCTATCGCAAACCGGCTTTTCTCGACGACGAGGTCATCGCCGAAACCGTGCTCGAAAAGATCAAGGGCGCGCGCAGCTTCTACAACACGGTGATTCGCCGCGGCGAGGATGTGCTGGCCGAGGTGAAGAGCATGTGGTGCTGCCTCGACAGCGACACGCACCGGCCTGCGCGCATCAGCGCCGAAGTGGCCGAGCGGTATTTCGGCATCACCCGCAAGGGCGAAGCGCCCACTGGCTAAGCCGCCTTTGCAAGGCTGACCGCAATCCTTATATTGCACGGAATGGCCGAAAATTCGCCAACAGCAGCACCTGCGCGCAGGCAGGCGGCCATCGGGCTGACGCTGGCCCTGTGCATTTTCGCAAGCTGGCTGGCGCTGCACATATTCTCGATGTTCGTGTTCGACCTGACGTGGGCAACGCTCCCATTGGCGCTCGTCATCGCCGCCCTGCAATGTTGGCTGTCGGTAGGCCTTTTCATCGTCAGCCACGACGCGATGCACGGTTCGCTCATACCGCGCGGGGGCAAGGCGAACGATGTCGTCGGCGGCTTCCTGCTTTTCATCTATGCGGGTTTTTCCTGGAACCGGATGCGCAGTGCGCATTTCGCCCATCACCGCGAGCCGGGTAGCGCGAGCGATCCCGATTTCAGTGTCGACCACCCGGCCGATTTCTGGCGCTGGTACAGCGAATTCCTGCGCCGCTACTTCGGCTGGCAGTCGATCGTTTTCGTATTCACCGTCGTGCTGACCTACTGGCTCATCCTCGGCGTGCCGGTCGAGAAGATCGTCTTGCTTTACGGTTTGCCCGCCATCGCCTCCTCGATGCAGCTTTTCTATTTCGGCACGTTTCGCCCCCACCGCCATGCCACCGATGGCTTTGCCGACCGGCACAACGCCCGGACCGACGATTTCGGCTGGCTCAAGTCGCTCGCAACCTGCTTTCATTTCGGCTATCATCACGAACATCACCTCGCGCCGCATGTCCCTTGGTGGAAGCTGCCCGAGGCCCGTCGCACCACCCGCCCGTCACAGGTTTCCGCATGAGCGTACCCGCCATCCTCCTGACCGTTTTCCTCTCGATTGCCGGGATGGAACTGTTTGCCTGGTGGGCGCACAAATACATCATGCACGGCTGGGGCTGGGGATGGCACCGCGACCATCACGAACCGCATGACAAGAAGCTGGAAAAGAACGACCTTTACGCGGTGACTTTCGGGACGATCGTCTTCGGCATGTTTGCCGCGGGGTATGTGTGGTCGGACCTGCTGTGGTGGGTTGCTTTCGGCATCACCTGCTACGGCCTGATCTACACCCTTGTTCACGACGGGCTGGTCCACCAGCGCTATTGGAAATGGGTGCCGAAGAAAGGCTATGCCAAGCGGCTGGTCCAGGCGCACAAGCTCCACCACGCTACCATCGGCAAGGAAGGCGGGGTCAGCTTCGGTTTCGTTTTCGCGCAGGACCCGGCCAAGCTGAAGGCAGAGCTGAAACGCCAGCGTGAAGCCGGTGAAGCCGTGGTACGCGAAAGCGCCGGAGCGTAGAGACGCCCCGGCGCTTCCTTTGATCGCTGGTGCGATCCTATCGCGCGTAATTCACATACAGTCCGTGGATCAGGCCCGGGATGAAGCCGAGCAGGGTCAGCACGAGATTGATCAGCGTCGTCTTGCCAAGCCCGTGCTTGGCAGCAACGCCGAGCGGGGGCAGCAGGATCGTCGCGATCAGGATGAGAATAGCCATAGTAGAGTGTCCTTGTGTTCGCCCTCCCGTCGTGTGGCGTATCAATGATCCGAGCTAGTCGGCGTTCCTCACACCTATTCGTTGCGGGTGGCAATCCACGCGCCGGCGATCAACAGTATCGCGATGGAGATGTAGTAATAGGGCGCGCCGAGCGTGTACCAGGTTACCACCGCGCCCACGGCCATTGCGCCGATCGCCATGGTCTTGGCCGGACGGCTGATGGCGCGGCGGTCGCGCCAGTCCTTTACCTGCGGCCCCCAATGGGGATGGTCGAGGATCTTCTTTTCGAGTTCGGGGCTGGAGCGGGCGAAGAAATAGACCGCCACCAGCAGGAAGGGGACGGTCGGCATGATCGGGAGGACCGCCCCGATGATGGCCAGCGCCAGGGCGATATAGCCCAGGACACGATAGGCCAGCCGCATCTCAGGCGTCCGCAATCCGGGCGGCGTGTTCCTTCACCAGCGCGATCATGTTGGGCACGCCCTGCGTGCGATTGCTCGAAAGCTGGTTCTTCAGGTCGAAGGGCTGGAGCGCCTCGTGGATGTCCATTGTGGCAACCTCGCTCGCGGGCCTGTCCTGGACGGCAGCGATGACCAGCGCGACGATGCCCTTGGTAATCGCGGCGTTGCTGTCGGCAAGGAAGTGGAGGCGCGCGGCATCGCCGGTGGGGTAGACCCAGACGCTGGCCGAGCAGCCGCGGACCAGCGTGGCGTTGGTCTTGAGCGCATCGGGCATCTCGTCGAGCTCGCGACCCAGCTCGATCAGCAGGCGATAACGTTCGTCGCCTTCGAGGAAGTCGTATTCTTCGGCAATGTCGGAAAGGGTTCGCATGGCGGCGCGCTCTAGCGAGCCGCAGGCCGTGCGTCCATCATGCTCAGCCGGCGAGGCCGCCGGGGCGGGTGAAAGCGTGGTAGATGACATAGATCCAGCTGATGAAGCCGTGGAAGATCGCCCAGAGGATCGACTGGTTCTGCGACCAGGAGATCGCCACAGCGATCGCGCTGCCGAGACCGATGCCGGCCTTGGCGGCGTCGCTCCCGCCGCTCACAGGTCGACCCCGCTGGCGATGTTTTCGAGCTTCTTGATGCGTTCTTTCAGGTCCGCCAGCTCGATGCGGGCGGCGCCCATTGAGGAGCCTTCCTCTGCCCGCGGGCCGCTGTGGCCTTCAAGTTCGCTGCGTTTGAGTTCCAGCCAGCC
Protein-coding sequences here:
- a CDS encoding sterol desaturase family protein, with translation MSVPAILLTVFLSIAGMELFAWWAHKYIMHGWGWGWHRDHHEPHDKKLEKNDLYAVTFGTIVFGMFAAGYVWSDLLWWVAFGITCYGLIYTLVHDGLVHQRYWKWVPKKGYAKRLVQAHKLHHATIGKEGGVSFGFVFAQDPAKLKAELKRQREAGEAVVRESAGA
- a CDS encoding BolA/IbaG family iron-sulfur metabolism protein — encoded protein: MPMPAEDIVALIEAALPGAVVEMRDLAGDNDHWAAKVTAPQFAGKTRVAQHKLVYEALGERMGGELHALQLTTQAPN
- the leuD gene encoding 3-isopropylmalate dehydratase small subunit: MKQVSTISGRAIPLGLKNVDTDVIIPAHWLKTVSREGLGKGAFETIRAAPGNPFDVEDFAGAPILIAGDNFGCGSSREHAAWAMLDMGLTAVIAPSFSDIFSGNAFKNGILAVELPQEQVDRLLEVAKDHPITIDLENQVVTTPFQDRFAFEVDPFRKHCLLNGLDEIGLTLERDAAIETHEKKRADSLPWLDAPTRTRREHA
- a CDS encoding NADPH:quinone oxidoreductase family protein is translated as MKAVLSKETGGPETLVVEDIEAPTPGKGEVLIDVAACAINFPDTLIIRDMYQFKPPRPFAPGGEISGTIEALGEGVEGFAVGDRVICGVGNGGLQEKVAVAAARLFKVPEGIDLVQASALLMTYGTTIHGLKDRGDIKEGETVLVLGAAGGVGLSAVELAKAYGCRVVAAVSTEEKGEVAKQAGADEVVIYPRAPFDKDQSKALAQAFKDAVGPNGADIVYDIVGGDYSEPALRSIAWEGRFLVIGFPAGIAKMPLNLTLLKSCDIRGAFWGAFTAREPEKNNANIAELFDLWKAGKINPLVSETYPIERAHEAIAKLENRGAIGKLVVTMD
- a CDS encoding fatty acid desaturase, encoding MAENSPTAAPARRQAAIGLTLALCIFASWLALHIFSMFVFDLTWATLPLALVIAALQCWLSVGLFIVSHDAMHGSLIPRGGKANDVVGGFLLFIYAGFSWNRMRSAHFAHHREPGSASDPDFSVDHPADFWRWYSEFLRRYFGWQSIVFVFTVVLTYWLILGVPVEKIVLLYGLPAIASSMQLFYFGTFRPHRHATDGFADRHNARTDDFGWLKSLATCFHFGYHHEHHLAPHVPWWKLPEARRTTRPSQVSA
- a CDS encoding YqaE/Pmp3 family membrane protein, whose product is MAILILIATILLPPLGVAAKHGLGKTTLINLVLTLLGFIPGLIHGLYVNYAR
- a CDS encoding redoxin family protein: MMRKPLLWLPMVLGLGLFVLFYLGLENPGQRIINSNVIGRELPEFSTQVAVEGVEPVSSENLRDGKPRLVNVFASWCAPCIQEIPVLLRLRAQGIEIDGIAVHDRPADISRFLAENGNPYRRIGLDNEGRSQLEIGSSGVPETFVIDREGRIVYQHIGIVTEQDIPDILARLGETG
- the leuC gene encoding 3-isopropylmalate dehydratase large subunit: MASKPRTLYEKIWDAHVVERQDDGTCLIYIDRHLVHEVTSPQAFEALRLSGREVRRPDLTLAVPDHNLPTTARLAPDGSRLPIADAQSAAQLAALEANAPSFGIDYIDAVAPEQGIVHVVGPEQGFSLPGTTIVCGDSHTAAHGGIGALAFGIGTSEVEHVLATQTLLLRPSKTMEVRVEGELGPGVTPKDLILHIIGVIGTAGGTGHVIEYRGPVFERMSVEGRLTVCNMSIEGGARAGLIAPDQTVYDYLEGRPYTPKGEAWDKAVDWWRSLATDEGATFDKSVVIDAADVEPTVSWGTSPEDVMPIGGEVPSPESFTDPSKQEAARKSLDYMGLAPGTPLEKVEIENIFIGSCTNSRIEDLRAAAAILKGRTKAPNVRWAIAVPGSGLVKRQAEEEGLDRIFTDAGFEWREPGCSACLAMNPDKVPPGERCASTSNRNFVGRQGPGSRTHLVSPAMAAAAAVTGRLTDVRKLLDV
- a CDS encoding NUDIX hydrolase, coding for MSANHDSPPDGIPAATVVIFRNAKDGGPPEILMTIRSREMVFAGGMAVFPGGRVDPADFDLGAMMGGPLDPDEAAHQIAVVRETLEETGLAIGLAGDIDADKARAARRYLMQTGDLESVLDHFGWELDLAQLTPFARWFPKNEKLSRVYDTRFYIADLGTGAVEIEADLSENTHLFWTTAQGALDAAARGEIKIIFPTRRNLERLALFEDYAAAKEQADRIPVRTITPFMGEREGKSWLEIGEDLGYPVTGEPLDTVARG
- a CDS encoding SufE family protein; its protein translation is MRTLSDIAEEYDFLEGDERYRLLIELGRELDEMPDALKTNATLVRGCSASVWVYPTGDAARLHFLADSNAAITKGIVALVIAAVQDRPASEVATMDIHEALQPFDLKNQLSSNRTQGVPNMIALVKEHAARIADA
- a CDS encoding DUF1476 domain-containing protein, producing MTDFKDRERGEETKYAFDQETEFKIAARRNRLLGEWAAGLMGLTEEETDAYKKAVVQADFEEAGDEDVIRKLLGDLTASECDVSEADIRAKLDECQIEARRQYMSDEN
- a CDS encoding YbaN family protein; translated protein: MRTPEMRLAYRVLGYIALALAIIGAVLPIMPTVPFLLVAVYFFARSSPELEKKILDHPHWGPQVKDWRDRRAISRPAKTMAIGAMAVGAVVTWYTLGAPYYYISIAILLIAGAWIATRNE
- a CDS encoding acyl-CoA thioesterase — protein: MSAKPFSFPIKVLPADIDFMGHVNNARYLNWVQDTVLAHWQKLAPAEEVASKAWVALKHEITYRKPAFLDDEVIAETVLEKIKGARSFYNTVIRRGEDVLAEVKSMWCCLDSDTHRPARISAEVAERYFGITRKGEAPTG
- a CDS encoding cytochrome c-type biogenesis protein; translation: MMRQVLLSIFLLTAAPLAAQDYAHEALADPAQEAAAIELMDSLRCVVCQGQPISGSNADIAGDMRRIVRERIAAGESPEQVREWLITRYGDFVSFKPVVKPATWGLWLVPLAALLLGLVLVSRRVRLRRN
- the grxD gene encoding Grx4 family monothiol glutaredoxin, producing MSDVNSRISDIVKANDVVLFMKGTPLFPQCGFSSRAVAILDHCGVAYDSVDVLQDMEIRQGIKAYSDWPTIPQLYVKGEFLGGSDIMMEMFEAGELQTLMDEKKVAKAS
- a CDS encoding isopropylmalate isomerase codes for the protein MTKLPKGKAAIAGAIGSAAIAAALLYANKRRDKKIKPAQPGPIPSGEKPETD